A window of the Polypterus senegalus isolate Bchr_013 chromosome 4, ASM1683550v1, whole genome shotgun sequence genome harbors these coding sequences:
- the LOC120528922 gene encoding zona pellucida sperm-binding protein 4-like: MTSLISAQLRNGRICSNPRSGASISDSSTRCRNLSTGVSSGPSLITGLSLSFVSLAFPLANLDCAVYLDGRFVVVVSEKVTLPPLDLGSIQLVDSSSPSCSPVTSLSTFVVYQFPVSSCGSTVQLAGGNVTYQNTMSAAITVRSGPEGSITRDSVYKLFFQCTYSGSQDVQVEAEVYTVRHLFQ, encoded by the exons atgacgtcattgatatctgcgcaaTTACGTAATGGGCGCATTTGCAGCAAtcctcgaagcggtgcttcgatctccgATAGCTCGACACGGTGTCGAAACCTAAGCACTggagtatcgagcggcccatcactaatTACGGGTTTGAGCCTCTCCTTTGTCTCTTTAGCCTTCCCA CTCGCCAATCT TGACTGTGCAGTGTACCTGGATGGCCGatttgtggtggtggtgtctgAGAAGGTGACCCTTCCTCCCCTGGATCTTGGGTCCATCCAGTTGGTGGACAGCAGTTCCCCCAGCTGCAGTCCTGTGACCAGCCTGTCCACCTTTGTCGTGTACCAGTTTCCAGTCAGTTCCTGTGGCAGCACAGTTCAG CTTGCTGGTGGCAATGTGACTTACCAGAACACCATGTCTGCTGCCATCACTGTGAGGAGTGGTCCAGAGGGCTCCATCACCAGGGACAGCGTCTACAA GTTATTCTTTCAGTGCACCTACTCTGGAAGCCAGGATGTGCAAGTGGAGGCTGAGGTGTATACTGTGcgccacctcttccagtag